Proteins encoded together in one Deinococcus irradiatisoli window:
- the trpE gene encoding anthranilate synthase component I has product MTQISLSPPVTFTEVRELNADLDTPVSAYLKVTGGAQKLSFLLESVEGGERQARYSFIGVGEVGRFTLRGKTATLSGVLGEQTVDTSDPLELLYSKVLRPVTLPAEKFNGLPPFFGGAVGYAAYDLIRVYEELPDANPNELQVPDALFIVPEGLVIFDHLRHRLYAVAISDTPGQARRVVEQLEDDLRGPLPPVPGREASEPMTFKSNFTPEGYQQAVETCIEYIHAGDIFQVVPSQRFSADLTVEPFALYRALRGINPSPYLGFLNLGEVTLVASSPESLLRSDGHSIVTRPIAGTRPRGQTPEEDAALAEELLADEKERAEHLMLVDLGRNDIGRVAAYGSVTVEEAFSIERYSHVMHIVSGVRGELREGLTPLHALASTLPMGTVSGAPKIRAMEIIDEVEPVRRGPYGGAFGYIAFDGSLDMALTLRTMVVTGGQVHIQAGAGIVADSDPVAEELETRNKAAALMRAAERAAAGL; this is encoded by the coding sequence ATGACGCAAATTTCACTGTCCCCGCCCGTCACCTTCACCGAAGTGCGCGAACTCAACGCCGACCTCGACACGCCGGTCAGCGCTTACCTGAAAGTCACCGGCGGCGCCCAGAAGCTCAGCTTTCTGCTGGAAAGCGTGGAAGGCGGCGAGCGCCAGGCCCGCTACTCGTTTATCGGGGTGGGCGAGGTGGGGCGCTTTACCCTGCGCGGCAAGACGGCCACCCTCAGCGGCGTGCTCGGCGAGCAGACCGTGGACACCAGCGACCCGCTGGAACTGCTCTACAGCAAGGTGCTGCGCCCGGTGACGCTGCCGGCCGAGAAGTTCAACGGCCTTCCGCCCTTTTTCGGCGGCGCGGTGGGCTACGCCGCCTATGACCTGATCCGGGTCTACGAGGAGCTGCCCGACGCCAACCCCAACGAGTTGCAGGTGCCCGACGCCCTGTTCATCGTGCCGGAAGGCCTAGTGATCTTCGACCACCTACGCCACCGGCTCTACGCGGTGGCGATCTCGGACACGCCGGGCCAGGCGCGGCGGGTGGTCGAGCAGCTCGAAGACGATCTGCGCGGGCCGCTGCCCCCGGTGCCGGGGCGCGAAGCGAGCGAGCCGATGACCTTCAAGAGCAACTTCACGCCCGAGGGCTACCAGCAGGCCGTCGAGACCTGTATCGAGTACATCCACGCCGGGGACATCTTTCAGGTGGTGCCCTCGCAGCGCTTCTCCGCCGACCTGACGGTGGAACCGTTCGCGCTCTACCGGGCGCTGCGCGGCATCAACCCCAGCCCGTACCTGGGCTTTCTGAACCTGGGCGAGGTGACGCTGGTGGCGAGCAGTCCCGAGAGCCTGCTGCGCAGCGACGGCCACAGCATCGTGACCCGCCCGATCGCCGGCACCCGCCCGCGTGGGCAGACGCCCGAGGAAGACGCGGCCCTGGCCGAGGAACTGCTCGCCGACGAAAAGGAGCGCGCCGAACACCTGATGCTGGTGGACCTGGGCCGCAACGACATCGGCCGGGTGGCAGCCTACGGCAGCGTCACGGTGGAAGAGGCCTTCAGCATCGAGCGCTACAGCCACGTCATGCACATCGTCAGCGGGGTGCGCGGCGAGTTGCGGGAGGGACTCACGCCGCTGCACGCCCTGGCGAGCACCCTGCCGATGGGCACCGTCTCGGGCGCGCCGAAAATCCGGGCGATGGAAATCATCGACGAGGTGGAACCGGTGCGGCGCGGGCCGTACGGCGGCGCGTTCGGCTACATCGCCTTCGACGGCAGCCTCGACATGGCCCTGACCCTGCGGACCATGGTGGTGACCGGCGGTCAGGTTCATATCCAGGCCGGGGCCGGCATCGTGGCCGACTCGGACCCGGTGGCCGAGGAGCTCGAAACCCGCAACAAGGCGGCGGCCCTGATGCGCGCGGCCGAGCGGGCGGCGGCGGGGCTGTGA
- a CDS encoding phage holin family protein, whose translation MLNAVLKLLISALALYLVTRLYSGVSFEPGSTWINVVIAALVMGIVNAIIRPVLLLLSLPINLLSLGLFTLVVNALMLMLVAALTSLNVSGFGGAFVGALLLTVINWLIDLVLPERLER comes from the coding sequence ATGCTCAATGCCGTTCTCAAACTCCTGATCAGCGCGCTGGCCCTGTATCTGGTGACCCGGCTCTACAGCGGCGTGTCGTTCGAGCCGGGCAGCACCTGGATCAACGTGGTCATCGCCGCGCTGGTGATGGGCATCGTCAACGCGATTATCCGCCCGGTGTTGCTGCTGCTGTCGCTGCCGATCAACCTGCTGTCGCTGGGCCTGTTCACCCTGGTGGTCAACGCCCTGATGCTGATGCTGGTGGCCGCGCTCACCTCGCTCAACGTCAGCGGCTTCGGCGGCGCCTTCGTGGGCGCGCTGCTGCTCACCGTGATCAACTGGCTGATCGATCTGGTGCTTCCCGAGCGGCTGGAGCGCTGA
- a CDS encoding GNAT family N-acetyltransferase, whose protein sequence is MRIRQAHPEDLPALLTLQQLAFQSEAALYPEAVIPPLRQTLAELGAEFPAFLTLVAEQNGQIVGSVRGRVLGSNGEIGRLMVHPAVRRRGLGRRLLGEIERALGTTTLSLFTGERSLDNLNLYAALGYVQSGQHQAEPIGMIELTKPGAPFSPFPSEVPA, encoded by the coding sequence GTGAGGATCCGCCAGGCGCACCCCGAAGATTTGCCGGCGCTGCTCACCTTGCAGCAGCTGGCCTTCCAGAGCGAGGCGGCGCTGTACCCCGAAGCCGTGATTCCCCCGCTGCGGCAGACCCTGGCCGAACTGGGGGCCGAGTTTCCCGCGTTTCTCACGCTGGTGGCCGAGCAGAACGGCCAGATCGTCGGTTCGGTGCGCGGGCGCGTTCTGGGAAGCAACGGCGAGATCGGGCGGCTGATGGTGCACCCGGCGGTGCGGCGGCGCGGCCTGGGAAGGCGCCTGCTGGGCGAGATCGAGCGGGCGCTCGGCACCACCACGCTGAGCCTCTTCACCGGCGAACGCAGCCTCGACAACCTGAACCTCTACGCCGCCCTCGGCTACGTTCAGAGCGGGCAGCATCAGGCCGAGCCGATCGGCATGATCGAACTGACCAAACCGGGCGCGCCCTTCTCCCCTTTTCCCAGCGAGGTTCCTGCATGA
- a CDS encoding acylphosphatase, translating to MRLTALVSGTVQGVGYRLYVQRYARDLNVQGYAENLSDGRVEVVAEGHPEDLEQLLRFLRRGPKHAVVGAIETQWSEGTGLTGFHTY from the coding sequence ATGCGTTTGACCGCTCTCGTTTCCGGCACGGTTCAGGGGGTGGGCTACCGCCTCTACGTGCAGCGGTATGCCCGCGACCTCAACGTGCAGGGCTACGCCGAGAACCTCAGCGACGGGCGGGTGGAAGTGGTCGCCGAGGGTCACCCCGAGGACCTGGAACAGTTGCTGCGCTTTTTGCGGCGCGGCCCCAAGCACGCCGTGGTCGGGGCCATCGAGACCCAGTGGTCGGAGGGCACTGGACTCACCGGCTTTCACACCTACTGA
- a CDS encoding anthranilate synthase component II, with protein sequence MSALRLLIIDNYDSFTYNLVQYFGAEGAELTVWRNDAFTLGEVEVLNPDAIVISPGPCTPLEAGLSVDVIKAFAPRYPLLGVCLGHQSIGQAFGATVKRAPVPVHGKTSVVAHDGRDLFAGLDADARVTRYHSLIVEDLPPELLATAWTTDQTPGGEYRALMALRHRDYPVFGVQFHPESIATQDGQAMIRNFLAEVRRQRAARA encoded by the coding sequence ATGTCTGCCCTGCGCCTACTCATCATCGACAATTACGATTCGTTCACCTACAACCTGGTGCAGTACTTCGGCGCAGAGGGCGCCGAGCTGACGGTCTGGCGCAACGACGCCTTCACGCTGGGCGAGGTGGAGGTGCTCAATCCCGACGCCATCGTGATCTCGCCGGGTCCCTGCACCCCGCTGGAAGCCGGGCTGAGCGTGGACGTGATCAAGGCCTTCGCGCCGAGGTATCCGCTGCTGGGCGTCTGCCTGGGCCACCAGAGCATCGGCCAGGCCTTCGGCGCGACCGTCAAGCGCGCGCCGGTGCCGGTGCACGGCAAGACCAGCGTCGTGGCGCACGATGGCCGCGACCTCTTTGCCGGTCTGGACGCCGACGCCCGCGTGACCCGCTACCACAGCCTGATCGTCGAGGACCTGCCGCCGGAACTCCTGGCGACCGCCTGGACCACCGATCAGACGCCCGGCGGCGAGTACCGGGCGCTGATGGCCCTGCGCCACCGCGATTACCCGGTGTTCGGGGTGCAGTTTCATCCCGAGAGCATCGCCACCCAGGACGGTCAGGCCATGATCCGCAACTTCCTGGCCGAAGTCCGGCGGCAGCGGGCGGCGCGGGCATGA
- the miaB gene encoding tRNA (N6-isopentenyl adenosine(37)-C2)-methylthiotransferase MiaB — translation MRAHMITYGCQMNEYDSHLVQSQLVSLGADMVDSVDEADFVLVNTCAVRGKPVDKVRSLLGELRRQKALRPLVVGMMGCLAQLEEGQQIARKFEVDVLLGPGSLLDIGQALESHERFWGLQFKEELHDHIPPPPVGKLQAHLTIMRGCDHHCTYCIVPTTRGPQVSRHPDQILRELDSLLEAGVKEVTLLGQNVNAYGFDAGAKLAGYPSFADLLRMVGRSGVQRVKFTTSHPMNFTEDVAAAMAETPAVCQFVHLPVQSGSDRVLRRMAREYSREKYLSHIAEIKKHMPDAVLATDIIVGFPGETEEDFQDTLSLYDEVGYDSAYMFIYSPRPGTPSYKHFQDLPRDVKTERLQRLIVKQKEWSARRNARFQGTVQEVLLRGDAYSEGSLEGHTRGNHPIVVPKALGALSAGLYHARVTATTPHMLYGELVDASGEPLPLLPHLGPEAAALVTPLPMM, via the coding sequence ATGCGCGCACACATGATCACTTACGGTTGCCAGATGAACGAGTACGACTCGCATCTGGTGCAGTCTCAACTCGTTTCGCTGGGCGCGGACATGGTGGATTCGGTGGACGAAGCCGATTTCGTGCTGGTCAACACCTGCGCCGTGCGCGGCAAGCCGGTGGACAAGGTGCGCAGCCTGCTCGGCGAACTGCGGCGGCAAAAAGCCCTGCGCCCGCTGGTGGTGGGCATGATGGGCTGCCTGGCCCAGCTCGAGGAAGGCCAGCAGATCGCCCGCAAGTTCGAGGTGGACGTGCTGCTCGGCCCCGGCAGCCTGCTCGACATCGGCCAGGCGCTCGAGAGCCACGAGCGCTTCTGGGGCCTGCAGTTCAAGGAAGAGCTGCACGACCACATTCCGCCGCCGCCGGTGGGCAAGTTGCAGGCGCACCTGACCATCATGCGCGGCTGCGACCACCACTGCACCTACTGCATCGTGCCGACCACCCGTGGGCCGCAGGTGAGCCGTCACCCCGACCAGATTCTGCGCGAACTCGATTCGCTGCTGGAGGCCGGCGTCAAGGAAGTGACCTTGCTGGGCCAGAACGTCAACGCCTACGGGTTCGACGCCGGGGCGAAGCTGGCCGGATATCCCAGCTTCGCCGACCTGCTGCGGATGGTGGGCAGAAGCGGCGTCCAGCGGGTGAAGTTCACCACCAGCCACCCGATGAACTTCACCGAGGACGTGGCGGCGGCGATGGCCGAGACGCCGGCCGTGTGCCAGTTCGTGCACCTGCCGGTGCAGAGCGGCTCGGACAGGGTGCTGCGGCGCATGGCCCGCGAGTACAGCCGCGAGAAGTACCTCTCGCACATCGCCGAGATCAAGAAGCACATGCCGGACGCGGTGCTGGCGACCGACATCATCGTGGGCTTTCCCGGCGAGACCGAGGAGGACTTTCAGGACACCCTCTCGCTCTACGACGAGGTCGGCTACGACTCGGCCTACATGTTCATCTACTCGCCGCGCCCCGGCACGCCGAGTTACAAGCACTTTCAGGATTTGCCGCGCGACGTCAAGACCGAGCGGCTCCAGCGCCTGATCGTCAAGCAAAAAGAGTGGAGCGCCAGGCGCAACGCCCGCTTTCAGGGCACGGTGCAGGAAGTGCTGCTGCGCGGCGACGCGTACTCGGAAGGCTCGCTAGAAGGCCACACCCGCGGCAACCACCCGATCGTGGTGCCCAAAGCGCTGGGAGCCCTCAGCGCAGGGCTCTACCATGCCCGCGTCACGGCGACCACCCCGCACATGCTCTACGGAGAACTGGTGGACGCTTCCGGCGAGCCGCTGCCGCTGCTGCCTCACCTCGGTCCCGAAGCGGCGGCGCTCGTGACTCCGCTGCCGATGATGTGA